From Desulfomonilia bacterium, one genomic window encodes:
- a CDS encoding DUF2339 domain-containing protein, translated as MICPFCQNNNSSNQPVCPKCKSDLSGYYSFLDIKADLADINTSISTINSTVGRISSRLSKLENTMFKSVDIPAPAPAEPEPVEAKAEPKPEPAARVEDKLEYIRKPEPGPQPAVSRKPRASSDFEVHLGQKWLLIAGIIFTVLAVGWFLKYSFERNWVGPAGRVAMSYLTGLFFLGAGEWFRRKKLEKFGLYLAGGGIAILYFASFAGFYIFHLIAQPVAFGLMIIVTALACILSIFYDTKWLSVLGLIGGFATPVALGTGVDNQMALMSYMTILNIGILAIAFYRQWKLLNYLGFTCTYALFTAWYATYYLLEKFWPTMVFLNIFFLTYAFVPFVYHIKKEHEKELIGLGMVIMNSFIALGYAFIMIKEYARIEYASIITLLYAAIFLWMAHFISRHRREQIEALVMLLANAMLFLVLTVPILFSKEWITVFWVLQAAVILWASIRLNNRLLYGCFAIVFLLAVGKFYVYDYFMVFMFSADCWCFSSGYTNQLAGRIVTTVITLAAMFQIPRMLSSADPEIMMEPKFDRIASWSLFIIGLFITLNMEVSGFFSDYSPGAQFASISVLWTIFSIVIMAEGFIKNIVVLRHSAIGLFAVTMLKVFFVDMANASTPFRIVSFLVLGMVLIGASYLYYKFKDRILSDVQRKD; from the coding sequence ATGATCTGCCCTTTCTGTCAGAATAACAACAGCAGCAACCAGCCCGTATGTCCGAAATGCAAATCAGACCTGTCCGGGTATTATTCATTTCTCGATATAAAGGCTGACCTTGCTGATATCAACACCTCAATATCAACCATCAACAGCACGGTGGGAAGGATCAGTTCAAGACTGTCAAAACTGGAAAACACCATGTTCAAGTCTGTTGATATTCCGGCACCGGCACCGGCAGAACCTGAACCAGTCGAAGCGAAGGCGGAGCCAAAACCTGAACCTGCAGCCAGGGTTGAAGATAAACTTGAATACATTAGAAAGCCGGAGCCAGGCCCGCAACCTGCCGTTTCCCGGAAACCCAGGGCTTCTTCCGATTTCGAAGTCCATCTGGGCCAGAAATGGCTACTTATTGCCGGTATCATATTTACAGTTCTGGCCGTTGGCTGGTTTCTTAAATACTCGTTTGAGAGGAACTGGGTGGGTCCGGCCGGAAGGGTGGCCATGTCTTATCTGACAGGCCTTTTTTTCCTCGGGGCTGGCGAATGGTTCAGGAGGAAAAAACTGGAAAAGTTCGGACTTTACCTTGCAGGCGGCGGGATAGCGATTTTGTATTTCGCCTCATTTGCCGGTTTTTATATCTTCCATCTCATAGCTCAGCCTGTAGCCTTCGGGCTCATGATTATCGTAACGGCACTGGCATGCATCCTGTCCATATTCTATGACACGAAATGGCTTTCCGTGCTCGGTCTCATCGGCGGGTTTGCCACACCTGTCGCACTCGGCACCGGTGTGGACAACCAGATGGCATTGATGAGCTATATGACCATCCTTAATATAGGCATCCTGGCGATTGCATTTTACAGGCAGTGGAAGCTGCTCAATTATCTGGGGTTTACATGCACATACGCACTTTTCACAGCATGGTACGCCACATATTATTTACTGGAAAAGTTCTGGCCCACCATGGTGTTCCTGAATATCTTCTTCCTGACTTATGCGTTTGTGCCATTCGTATATCATATCAAGAAGGAGCATGAAAAAGAACTTATCGGACTGGGTATGGTCATAATGAACTCGTTCATCGCTCTGGGTTATGCTTTTATCATGATCAAAGAATATGCCAGGATAGAGTATGCAAGCATCATTACGCTCCTTTATGCAGCTATATTCCTATGGATGGCTCATTTCATTTCAAGGCACAGGAGGGAACAGATTGAAGCGCTCGTGATGCTCCTTGCCAATGCAATGCTTTTTCTTGTTCTCACGGTGCCGATACTTTTCTCCAAAGAGTGGATTACCGTTTTCTGGGTGCTTCAGGCGGCCGTTATCCTCTGGGCTTCAATCAGGCTCAATAACAGGCTTTTGTATGGATGCTTCGCAATTGTGTTTCTTCTTGCGGTCGGCAAGTTCTATGTTTACGACTATTTTATGGTGTTTATGTTCAGTGCGGATTGCTGGTGTTTTTCTTCAGGGTACACTAACCAGCTTGCCGGACGGATTGTGACCACAGTTATCACGCTGGCTGCAATGTTTCAGATTCCACGGATGCTCTCCTCTGCCGACCCGGAGATTATGATGGAGCCGAAGTTCGACAGAATTGCTTCCTGGTCGTTATTCATTATCGGGCTTTTTATAACGCTTAACATGGAGGTGTCCGGATTTTTCAGCGATTATTCGCCGGGTGCCCAGTTCGCATCGATTTCAGTACTCTGGACGATCTTTTCAATCGTCATCATGGCGGAAGGGTTCATCAAAAATATTGTCGTGCTCAGACATTCGGCGA